From the genome of Pygocentrus nattereri isolate fPygNat1 chromosome 25, fPygNat1.pri, whole genome shotgun sequence, one region includes:
- the LOC108444105 gene encoding uncharacterized protein LOC108444105 isoform X4, giving the protein MKNLQLQMCLVIWLEAVKGLKIVKVEFGEIGQNITVNCGLSSSLSGTEVYWYKQIQCRAPVLILRTVMAGKRIKPFYNNVVLKQKFSLINYSLLIYNITEDELGDYYCVKTGEPLFTDGTRLHTTKHVNKTEQDDQQPSQHTPWPILTLTSALLNCVFIAAIAALLASHCKKSPKGRLQSPEPNIQQPQDQIRTQYDTVDLYASARGVKVCQDNTCIVVPML; this is encoded by the exons ATGAAGAATTTACAGCTTCAGATGT gTTTAGTTATATGGCTTGAAGCTGTTAAAGGTCTGAAAATTGTAAAAGTTGAATTTGGTGAAATTGGACAAAACATAACAGTAAACTGTGGTCTTTCCAGTAGTTTAAGCGGTACAGAGGTATACTGGTATAAGCAGATACAGTGCAGAGCCCCGGTGCTGATATTACGCACTGTAATGGCTGGCAAACGCATTAAGCCCTTCTACAACAACGTGGTTCTGAAACAGAAGTTTTCATTGATAAATTACTCTTTACTGATATACAACATCACAGAAGATGAACTGGGAGACTATTACTGTGTAAAAACTGGAGAACCGCTTTTCACTGACGGAACGAGGCTTCACACCACCA AGCATGTAAATAAAACGGAGCAGGACGATCAGCAACCGTCTCAACACACACCATGGCCAATTCTGACCCTTACATCTGCTCTGCTTAACTGTGTTTTCATTGCAGCAATTGCTG CTCTGCTAGCAAGCCACTgcaaaaaatctccaaaagGCCGACTACAATCTCCAGAGCCTAATATACAGCAGCCTCAAGACCAGATACGTACGCAG tatgacACAGTTGATCTATATGCATCGGCCAGAGGAGTGAAGGTGTGTCAGGACAATACCTGTATTGTAGTACCTATGCTCTAG